Below is a genomic region from Burkholderia pyrrocinia.
CGCATCGTCCACGTCGTGCTGCCGGCCGCGATCCCGACGCTCGCGACCGGCGTGCGGCTCGCGTTCACGAAATCGTGGCTCGCGCTCGTCGTCGTCGAGCTCGTCGCGTCTTCCGAAGGGCTCGGCTACCTGATCGTGTACGGCCGGCAACTGTTCCAGCTCGATCTCGTGATGGCGGCCGTGGTCGTGGTCGGCGCGGTCGGCCTGCTGATCAACCGGTTGCTCGACGCACTCGAAGCGCGCCTGCGCCGCGGCGTGCCGTCCGCGTTCCGCGGCTGACCCGGCCTGCGCGCGCAACCGAAGGAGACCACCCTATGCCCCGTTCCGCCACGCCGACGCTCGCGCCGGACGCCACGCCATCGCCCGTCGCAGCCGCCCGCCGCCTGCATGCGCCAGACTGGCGCGGCTTCGTGCTGCCGCTCGTCGTGTTCGCGCTCTGGTGGGCGATCGCCTCCGCGCACCTCGTCAAAAGCGGGCTGCTCGTCGGTCCGGCCGACGTCCTGCATACGGCCTGGATTCAAGCGACGAGCGGCGCGCTCGGCCGCGCGCTGTCCGCGTCGCTCGCGCGCGAAGCCTGCGGTTTCGCGATCGGCGCGACGGGCGGGCTGCTGCTCGGCACCGCGCTCGGGCTGTCGCGCATCGCCGCGCGCATGGTCGGACCGAGCTTCGACACGTTCAAGCAGATCTCGCTGTTCGCGTGGATTCCGCTGATTTCCGTGTGGTTCGGCCTCGGCGACGTCGCCAAGGTCGTGTTCCTGTCGCTCGCCGCGCTGCTGCCCGTCGCCGCGCACACGTGCGACGGCATTCACGCGGTGCCGCGCGCGTATGTCGACGTCGCCCGCGCGCTGCGCTACTCGCGGCTCCAGCTGGTCCGCTACGTGATCCTGCCGGCCGCACTGCCGTCGATCTTCACCGGGCTGTACCTCGGCCTGATCTATTCGTGGCTCGCGACGCTCGGCGCCGAATACCTGCTCGTCGCCGGCAGCGGGATCGGCAACACGCTGATCGACGGCAGCGAGCAGTTCCGGATGGATCTCGTGCTGTTCGGGATCATCGTCGTCGGCGTGACCGGCTGGGCGCTGAACGCGGTCGCGCGTGCGATCGAACGCAAGGTGCTGGCCCGGCGCGGCGACCTGCAGCGGTGATCGCCCTCTCCTTACCTGTCGCATCCTTACTCGCCCCGCCATGACGACCCTCGCCTCCGATTCGCTCGACATCCTCCACGTCAGCAAGCACTACGCTCAACGCGGCGCGTCGCTCGCCGTGCTCGACGACGTGTCGCTGCACGTGCGTGCCGGCGAATTCGTCACGATCGTCGGCGCGAGCGGCTGCGGCAAGTCGACGCTGCTGCGGCTGATCGCGGGGCTCGACACCGACTACTCGGGCGAGATCCGCGCCGGCGACGAGCGCGTGCGCGACACGTCGTTGCAGCGCGGGATCGTGTTCCAGGATCACCGGCTGTTCCCGTGGCTGACCGTCGAACAGAACATCGGCGCCGCGCTGCGCAACGCACCGCTCGACGCGGCCGCGAAGCGACGCGCGGTAGCGGACCACGTTGCGCTCGTCGGGCTGAACGGCTTCGAGCACGCGTTTCCGAACCAGTTGTCGGGCGGGATGGCGCAGCGCGTCGCGATCGCGCGCGGCCTCGTGAACCGGCCGCGCGTGCTGCTGCTCGACGAGCCGTTCGGCGCGCTCGATGCGCAGACGCGCGCGCGGATGCAGAACGAACTGTTGCGCATCTGGGAACAGGAGCGCATCACGATGATGCTCGTCACGCACGACGTCGACGAAGCTGTCTATCTCGGCGATCGCGTCGTCACGATGGCGCCGCGTCCGGGCCGCATCGAACGGATCGTCGACGTCGCGCTGCCGCGGCCGCGCCGGCGCGATTCGGCGGATTTCGCGCGGTTGCGCGATACGGTGCTCGCCGATTTCGACGATGACGAACCGCCGCGCGACGATGGCTCGGGCGGCAAGCGCAGCGACACGCCGAGCGTGCACCGGATAGGCGAATGGCGACTTGCGTGGTAGGTGTGGGCGGCAACTGCATTGCTCAGCATGACGACACATATCGATCATCGCAGCGCGCACGCTAAGGTTGTGACGATTCATCGGTTCCGGTTCCGCGCGGTCCCTGCTTGAATGGAGACTCGACCGACCCGACTCCAGGAGACTCCCGATGTCCGAAGTCCAGCACGCCGCTCACCCGTCTTCGCATGCTTCGCACGCCGCGCCGCGCACGGCCGCCGCCCCGCTCCAGCTTCGCCAGGTTGCCGGCCGGATCGGCGCCGAGATCGCCGGCGTCCGGCTGTCGGCCACGCTCGACGACGCGACGTTCGATGCGATCCAGGCCGCACTGCTGCGCCACAAGGTGCTGTTCTTCCGTGGCCAGCACCATCTCGACGACACCGCGCAGGAAGCGTTCGCGCGCCGCTTCGGCGACACGGTCGCGCACCCGACCGTGCCGTCCGTCGACGGCAGCGCGCATCTGCTCGAACTCGATTCCGCGCACGGCGCCCGTGCGAATTCGTGGCACACCGACGTGACGTTCGTCGATGCATACCCGAAGATCTCGATCCTGCGCGCGATCGTGATTCCGCCGTTCGGCGGCGATACGGTGTGGGCCAACACCGCCGCCGCATACACGCACCTTCCCGACCCGCTGCGCGCGCTCGCCGACACGCTGTGGGCGATCCATACGAACGCCTACGACTACGCGTCGACGCACGTGCACGCCGACGACACGCAACTGAAGCGCTACCGCGAAGTGTTCGCGTCGACCGTCTACGAAACCGAGCATCCGGTCGTGCGCGTGCATCCGGAAACCGGCGAACGCACGCTCGTGCTCGGGCACTTCGTGCAGCGGCTCAAGGGGCTGTCGGCGCAGGATTCCGCGCACCTGCTGCAGGTCTTCCACGAACACGTGACGCGTCTCGAGAACACCGTGCGCTGGAACTGGCAGGAAGGCGACGTCGCGATCTGGGACAACCGCGCGACGCAGCACTACGCGATCAACGACTACGGCGATGCGCGCCGCGTCGTGCGCCGCGCGACCGTTCACGGCGATGTGCCGGTCGGCATCGACGGTCGCCAGAGCGTCGTGCTGAAGGGGCCGGGCGCGACGCTGCAATAACGCCCAAGTACCGCGGCGGCGCCGTTTCGCGCACGCCGCTGCGTGTTCCGTTCCATTCGCCACCGGGCACACCACGATGAACCTCCCGCCGCCGGACCGACGCTTGCACACGCAACGATGTCGGCCATCCGCCCCGTTCACTTCCGCCAGGAGCGTCGCATGAGTGCCCTACCCGAACCGGCAGCCCAGCCGGTCGACGTGATCCCGCTGTCCGCCCATATCGGTGCGGAAATCCGCGGCGTCGACCTCACGCAACCGTTGACCACGCCGCAGATCGCGGCAATCCGCGCCGCGCTGCTGAAATGGCGCGTCGTCTTCTTCCGCGAGCAATTCCTCACGCACGACCAGCACGTCGCGTTCTCCGCGCAGTTCGGCGAGCCGACGGTCGGTCACCCGGTGTTCGGGCACGTCGACGGCCATCCGGCCGTCTATTCGATCGCGAAGCATCGCAAGGCGACGCGCTTCGAAGGCGAACCGGTGCGGCGGCCGTGGACGGGCTGGCACACCGACGTGACGGCCGCCGTGAACCCGCCGTGGGCGTCGATCCTGCGCGGCGTGACGATCCCACCGTATGGCGGCGACACGCACTGGACCAACCTCGTACGCGCGTATGAAACGCTGTCCGCGCCGTTGCGCGGTTTCGTCGACGGCTTGCGCGGCATCCACCGCTTCACGCCGCCGGCCGGTGCGCGCGCCACCGGCGCGTTCGATGAAGCCGTCGAGCGCCGCCCGCTCGTGACCGAGCATCCGCTCGTGCGCGTGCATCCGGAGACCGGTGAACGCGCGCTGTACGTGAGCCCGAGCTTCCTGAAATCGATCGTCGGGCTGACGCCGCGCGAGAGCCAAGCGCTGCTCGAACTGCTGTGGGAACACGTGACGCGGCCGGAATTCACGATCCGCTTCAAATGGGAAGCGCGCAGCATCGCGTTCTGGGACAACCGCGCGACCGCGCATCTCGCACCGGTCGACATCTTCGATCTCGACTTCGACCGCCAGCTCTACCGCACGACGCTCACCGGCGACGTGCCGGTCGGCCCCGACGGCCGGCCCTCGGTCGCGCTCGAAGGCACGCCGGCCGAAACGGCAGCGGCCGTCGCGCTCAACTGACCGCAACCGGCGCCGGCGCACGCGAGCGCGCCGGCCCTTCGTCCATCAATCCAGCCACACGCCGTCGAAGCGGTGCCCGCCGAGCGGCGAGAACGTCAGCCCGTGTACGCGCTTGGACACCGGCAGCGACACGATCGACGTCGCGATCGGCGTGAACGGCACCTGATCCTTGAACACCACCTGCGCCTGTTCGTACAGCGCCGTGCGCTTCGCGACGTCCCCATTCGAGCGCGCCGCGCTCACCAGCTTTTCGAAATCCTGGTTGCACCACTTCGCGAGGTTGCTGCCGTGCACCGCGTCGCAGCCGAGCAGCGTGCCGAGCCAGTTGTCGGGGTCGCCGTTGTCGCCCGACCAGCCGTACAGGATCGCGTCGTGCTGCCCGTCGTGCTTCGCGCGGCGGTTGTATTCGCCCCATTCGTAGCTGACGATCTTCGCGCGCACGCCGATCCTTGCCCAGTCCTGCTGGATCAGTTGCGCCATCAACTGCGCATTCGGGTTGTACGGGCGCTGCACCGGCATCGCCCACAGCGTCAGGTCGAAGCCGTTCGGGAAACCGGCCTGCGCGAGCAGCGCCTTCGCGGCGGCCGGATCGCGCGGCGCATCCTTCAGGCGCGGGTTGTACGACCATTGCGCGGGCGGCATCGGGTTCGTCGCGATCTTCGCGTCGCCGTTGAAAACGGTCTTCACGATCGCCGTCTTGTCGATCGCGATGTCGAGCGCGCGCCGCACGTCGACGCGATCGAGCGGCGCATGCTGCGTGTTGTACGCGACGAAACCGACGTTGAAGCCCATCCCCGAGAACAGCGCCAGCTTCGGGTCGCGCCGCACCGTGTCGAGATCGGCCGGCCGCGGGAACGCCGACACCTGGCATTCGCCGGCCACGAGCTTCTGCAGCCGCACGGCCGGATCGGGCGTGATCGCGAACACGAGGCGCGCGAGCTTCACGTCGTCCGGCTTCCAGTAGTCGGGGTTCGCTTCGTAGCGGATCAGCGCATCCTTCTGGTACGTCCGCAGCAGGAACGGCCCCGTGCCGACCGGGAACTGGTTGATATCGGCCTCGCGATGGCGCGCCTCGAGCTGCGACGCATATTCGGCCGACAGGACCGACGCGAACGCCATCGCGAGGTTGCGCACGAACACGACGTCGGGCGACTTCAGCACGAAGCGCACCGTGTAGTCGTCGACCTTCTCGATGCGCTCGACGTTGCGGTCGAAGCCGAGATCGCTGAAGTACGGGAAGCTGACCGGGTAGGCCTTGCGGAACGGATCGTCGGGATCGAGCATCCGGCGGAACGTGAACACGACGTCGTCGGCCTGGAACGGCCGCGTCGGCTTGAACCACGCGGTCGTCTGGAATTTCACGCCGCGCCGCAGGTGGAACGTGATCGTGCGCTGGTCGGACGACACGTCCCAGCTCGTCGCGAGCGACGGTTCGAGATCGAGCGTGCCGCGCTTGAACTGCACGAGCCCGTTGTAGATCGTGTACGTGCTCGCGTCGAAATCGGTGCTCGTCGTGTGCTGGCCCGGATCGAAGCCGGCCGGGCTGCCTTCGGTGCAGTACACGAGCGTCTTGCCGGCCGGCGCGGCGAGCGCGTGCGTGGCCGCGCCGGCGAGCAGCAGCGACGCGGCCACGCAACGGAGTGCGACAACGGCATGCGGTGCGCGACGCACACGACGCGCGGCTGACGAAACGAAAGGGTTCTTCATGGTGGCGGCGAGAAGGAATGAGTCATGCGAATGACGACGGCCGATCTTCGCGCGCCGCCCGCCGATCGCTTACCAATTAATTCGGCGTTGCTTATCGCCGCAGGTGCATCCCGCTGCCCGTGCATGAATATGTCCACGCTAGCGCCGGGGCATCGTCCGGCAGCCTTGCCGCGCCGCCGCCTTCCGGCCCCCTGCAGACTCTCCGGAATTGGCGCATCGTATCGGCTGGCAAACGCCGGCACGGGCGCGCCGGGATCCGCCCGACGCCGCCGCGCCGCCGATTCCTGGAGGACCCACGATGTCGATCAGCTCCGATACGCCCTCTCGTCCCGTGAAGTCGCCGGGCCCCGATCATCCGATCACGATCGAGCCGCATCCGTGGCGCGTGGTGGTCACGGTGGCCGGCAAGGTCGTCGCCGATACGCGCCGCGCGCTGGCGCTGCGCGAGGCCAGCTATCCGGCCGTGCTCTACATCCCGCGCGAAGACGCCGACATGTCGCTGCTGCGCCGCACCGACCATGCGACCTACTGCCCGTACAAGGGCGACTGCGCGTACTACTCGATCCCCGCCGGCGGCGAACGCGCGACCAACGCGGTGTGGACCTACGAGCATCCGTATCCGGCCGTCGAAGCGATTCGCGGGCACCTCGCGTTCTATCCGGACCGCGTCGATTCGATCGAGGAAAACGCCGCCGACGCAGCCTGAGCGCCGCTGATTTGCATATGCGCATTCATTGGTTGGCCGCCGGCCCGCGCGGCCGTATCGTCCTGAATCCGGCGCGGGCCGGCCCGGTGCGAGCATCGCCCGCATCGGGCCCCGTCCTGCGCCGGCCGCGCCGCCTTGGCGCGCGACTCGTGAACCCGCACGCAGGACACCCCGATGAGCGACACACTGCACGCAGACGTTGAAACGCCCCCGTCGAACCCGCGCCGCCGCCAATGGCTGCACGGCGCGGCCGCCGGGCTTGCCGGGCTAGCGCTCGGGCCGCTCGCGACCCTGCCCGCACAGGCCCAGGGCAATGGCACGCGGCTGCGCATCGGGTTCCAGAAATACGGCAACTTCGTTGTGCTGAAGGCACACGGCACGCTCGAGAAGCGTCTCGCGAGCCAGGGCGTCGCGGTGCAATGGCTCGAATTTCCGGCCGGCCCGCAACTGCTCGAAGGGCTGAACGCCGGCGCGATCGATGTCGGCACGGTCGGCGAAACGCCGCCGATCTTCGCGCAAGCCGGCGGCGTCGATTTCGTCTATATCGGCAACGAACCGCCCGCGCCGCAGGGCGAGGCGATCGTCGTGCTGCCCGATTCGCCGATCCGCAACGTCGCGCAACTGCGCGGCAAGAAGGTCGCGTTCAACAAGGGCTCGAACGTTCACTACCTGCTCGTGAAGGCGCTCGAACATGCGGGCCTCGCGTATGCCGACATCCAGCCGATCTACCTGACGCCCGCCGACGCGCGCGCCGCGTTCGTGCAGCGCAGCGTCGATGCGTGGGTGATCTGGGATCCGTATCTGGCGGCCGCCGAACGGCAGCTCGGCGCGCGCGTGATCGCGAACGGCGAAGGGCTCGTGCGCAACACGCAGTACTACCTCGCGGCACGCAAGTACGCGGCCGCTTATCCGCAGGTGCTGCGCGCGCTGCTCGACGAAGTCGACGCGACCGATCGCTGGGCGCGCGACCACATTCCCGAGGTTGCCACGCAACTGTCGCCGCTCGTCGGCCTCGACGCACCGACGCTCGAAGTCGCGCTCAAGCGCGCCGGCTACGGCGTGCAGCCGGTCACCGACGCGACGGTCGCGTATCAGCAGAACATCGCCGACACGTTCAGCACGCTGAAGCTGATTCCCGGCAAGCTGACGGTCGCCAGCGCGCGCTGATGCGCCGCCGATGCGCGATGCGACGCGTTACGGTGCAGGCGCCGCGCCGATGCGCCGCCATTCGTCGTAGTCGGTGACGAGGCCCGCTTCGTCGATCGCGATATCGGCCGCATACGTGCCGCTCTCGTAGCGATATACGAGCGGCGCCGTACGCGTATAGCGCTGCTCGCCACGCACGATGACGAAATCCGGAAAGCGCAACCAGGCGGTATGGATCACCGCGGAGTCGCCGACGGCCAGCGCCAGCCGCCGGATCGGCAGCGTATTGGTCGACGGGCTGAAACCGAGGTCGATGTCGGTTGCGCCCGCGAGCATCGGCGCGTCGACGCCGTCGATCGTCCAGCGCTCTCCGTCGCATGCGATGTCCAGTTGTTGCGGTGGCAACGTGCCGATCCAGCGTGTCACGCGCGCCGAGCGCGTGAGCCAGTCGGCGCCGCAGGCGATCGCATAGTCGATGCGAAACGGCGTGCCGTCGATCGCGCCCGATACCGAACCCGACAGATCGACTCCCGTTCGCGTCTCCGCGAGCCGGCACCATTCGGCCGCCTGCCACGTCTGCACGATCTGCCACGCGACGCATCGCGTGCGCATCGCTTCATCCTGTTGCGTCATGTCGCCGTCTCCTGTCGGTCACGCGAAGGCCGATTTTCGCTCATCGCGTCGATGAACACACGCGGCTTCGGCGACCGGCATGTCCACCCGCACCAGCCGGCTTTCGACCGATAGTCAGTATCGGCTCAACCCGCACGGTCGAGCCGACGACGCTTTGGTACCATCCGTCGAGCGGAACACGCTCCGGCACGCACCGTCGTTCGTCGACGACAGCAGGCATCGGCCGGGAATCGGACAAGCAGACAACAGGCGCGATTTCATGGATTTGTTGGCGACGATGCGCATCTACGTCAGGGTCGTGGAGCGTGGCACGATGTCCGGCGCGGCGCGGGATCTCGACATGGGCCAGCCGGCCGTCAGCGAGCGCATCGAAAGGCTCGAAAAACATCTCGGCACGCGGCTGCTGATGCGCAGTGCGCGCACCCTTGCGTGCACGGAAGAAGGCCGCGTCTTCTACGAGCGCAGCAAGGCGCTGCTCGAGGCGGCCGAAGTGGCGGTCGCATCGGTATCGAAGACGGAAAACGCGCTCGACGGCACGATCCGGCTCGCGGCGCCGCAATGCTTCGGCGAGGTCGTGATGCCGGGCATGCTGATGCATGTCCGCACTGCGTATCCGAAATTGCATATCGACCTGGTGCTGAACGACGATATCGTCGATCCGGTCACGGAAGGCGTCGACATCTCGATCCGGGTCGGCCAGCTCGGCGACGGCGGGTTCGTCGCGCACGCGCTCGGCGAGGTCGGCCGCGTGCTGGTGGCCGCGCCGTCGTATCTCGACCGGCACGGCCCGATCGAAACGAAGGCCGATCTCGCGACTCACCCGTTCGTCCGCGTGAAGGGTGTCTTCGCCAACGAGCAGTTGCCGTTGCAGCGCGCAGGCGGCGCACTCGAATACGCGCGTATCCGGACCGTCATGACGACCAGCCACTGGCGCCCGATGTTCGACATGATCCTGGCCGGCGGCGGCATCGGCGTGGTGCAGCAGCCAGCCTGCGCCGACGCGCTGGCGCTCGGCACGCTCGTCAGGATTCTGCCGCAGTACGAGATCCCCGACTTCGCGCTCAACGTACTCGTGCACGCGCAGCGGCCGCTGCCGCCGCGCGTGCGCGCCATCGTCGATCTGCTGAAGAAGGAAATCCCGCCGCTGCTGAAGCGGCGTGTCCGTTAGCAGCGGCGATCCCCGCCCTCACGCCTGCAGCGACTTCCCCGGCTCCTTCACGTGCGCGTCGACTTCCATCTGGTAGAAGCGCGCGCTGACGAAGCCGAACAGCGTCCAGCCCAGGAACACGCACAGGCCGCCGAGCATCAGCGCCTGCTCGCCCGAGCTGAACAGCGCATAGAAGCTGTACGCGGTGGCGACCATCGCGATCGCGTTCGTCAACAGCGCCTTGGCCGGCGGCACCTTCGCGACCTTCTGGATCGTGATCAGCGCGGCCATCGACATCACGTACGGCACGAGGTTCGTGACGACCGCGAGATCGACGATCTTCTGGAACTGGCTGCTCAATTCCGGGCTGATCGTCATCAGCGCCAGCGCGACCTGCGCGACGAGCAGGATCACCATGCCGACGATCGGCGTGCCCGTGCGCGTCGCGCGCCCGAACACCGGCAGGAAGTAACCGACGTCCGCCGAGCTCTTGAACACCTGCGCGACCGTGAACTGCCAGCCGAGCAGCGAGCCGATGCACGCGATCACCATCAGCGCGGTGACGATCGTGCCGACCGTCGGCGTGAACATCGTCGCGAACGCGATGCCGAACGGCGCATTCGACGCCGCAAGGATCGCGTTGGGCACGATCCCCGCGATCACGTTGGTCGACACGATGTAGAAGATCGCCGATGCGATCGTGCCGCCGAGCACGGCGATCGGCACGTTGCGCTCCGGATTCTCGACCGCGTCCGAGTTCGCGCACGCCGATTCGAGCCCGAGGAACGCCCACAGCGTCACCGCGATCGAGCTGCCGACGGCCGGCCCGAACGGCAGGTTGTGCGGATTCCACGCGGCGCCCCAGGTCGCGCCGCTGAACCAGAACCAGCCGATCAGCGACACGACGACGACCGGAATGATCACGCCCCACACGGTGACCGCGCCGATCCGGCCGGTGATGCGCGAGCCGCCGAAGTTCGCGACCGTCGTCAGCACGAGCAGGAAGACGGTCCACAGGCATGTTTGCAGCGGCGACAGCGTCGCATCGAACAGCACGGTGCCGTAGCCGACCGCCGTGACGCCGATCGCGACGTTGGCGATCACGAGCGACAGCCCGTACGTGTAGTTCGCCATGTAGTTGCCGGCCTTGCCGAACGCGTATTCCGCGTAGCCGCCCATCCCGCCCGGCTTGCGGCTCAACATCCCGCAGCGCGCGAACGCATAGGCCAGCGCGAGCGAGCCGCCGGCCGTGACGATCCACGACAGCAGCGAGATCGTGCCGACCTGCGCGAGCTTCGACGGCAGCAGGATGATGCCGGAACCCATCATGTTGACTGCCGTGAGGATGGTGAGCTGCCAGACATTCATGCGGTTCTTCGGCGCGGCCGCCGGGGCCGCGTCGGATATGCGCGCTGCGTTTTCCATGATGTCGATCCTTCGATGTGAGGCCGCCGCGCGGCCGGTCGCTCGTTCGTCCGGCCGCCCGCTCAGGCCGTCAGGCAGTACACGCGGTACGTGCCGTCGTCGACTTCCACGCCGTGCGTGTCGTGCGCGAAGCCCGGAAAGCGCCGGTCGTACGCTTCGAGCGCCTTCAGGTAACCGAGCACCGGGCCGCCGGCCGGCCCCGCGTTCTCGCCCGGCATCAGCAGCGGAATGCCCGGCGGATACGGCACGACACCGGTGGCGACCGTGCGCCCGGCCAGCTCGTCGAGCGAGACCTGCTCGACGCGGCCCTGCACGAGATGCTCGTACGCGCGCACCGGGCTCATCTCCGGCTTCGGCAGGATCGAGAACGCCTCCGACATCAGCCGCGTCGTGCCGAGCTGCTCCATCGCCGCGAACATCGTGTCGGCCAGGTCCTTCAGCCCCATGCCCGCATAACGCGCGCCATGCTCCTTCACGAGCGACGGAATCGCCATGTCGAGCGGCAGGTTCGCGTCGTAGTCGCGCTTGAAGTCGCACAGTGCACTGACGAGCGAGCCCCACTTGCCCTTCGTGATGCCGATCGAGAACAGGAACAGGATCGTGAAGTCGGTCGTCTTCTCGACGACGATCCCGCGCGCATCGAGATAGGCGGTCAACACGCTCGCCGGAATGCCGACCGGCATCAGGCCGCCGGCCGGCGCGACGCCCGGCGTGACGATCGACACCTTGATCGGATCGAGCATGCAGTAGCCGTCCTCGATATTGCCGAAGCCGTGCCATTGCGCGCCGGGCTTCAGCATCCAGCACCACGGGTCGGTGGCGAGCAGTTCCGGCGGCGCCTCGTGGAACGGCAGCGACCGGCCCGTGCGCGTGTCGAGCACCGTATCGGGCTGCCAGCATTCGACGAACCAGTCGCCCTTCGCCGCGTACTCGGCATTCATCCGCGCGATCATCTGCCGGAACGCGACGGCCTCCTCGATCGACTCGCGCGTCAGCGCTTCGCCGCCGGGGCCGTCCATCATCGCGGCCGCGACGTCGTTCGACGCGATGATCGCGTAGTTCGGCGACGTCGACGCATGCATCATGAACGTTTCGTTAAACTGACCATGCGGAATCGGGCTGCGGCCGTCGCGCACGTGGATGTACGACGCCTGCGACAGCGCGGTCAGCAGCTTGTGCGTCGACTGCGTCGCGAACACCGTCGGCCGGTCCGCATGATGGTCGCGCGGGTCGCCGTGCATTGCATGGCGGTCGCGGTAGATCGGGTTGAAGCGCGCATAGCCGTACCACGCTTCGTCGAAGTGCAGCCGGTCGACGCTCGCGCCGAGCAGCTCCTCGACGCGCGTAACGTTGTAGCAGAGGCCGTCGTAAGTCGAGTTCGTGACGATCGCGTGCTTCGGCTGGCGATCGGCCAGCCCGGCCGCGAGCGGGTTCGATGCGATCGCCTCGCGGATCGCCGCCTGCGTGAGGCGCTCGGACGCGATCGGCCCGATGATCCCGTAGCGGTTGCGCGTCGGCACAAGGTAGGTCGGGATCGCGCCCGACATCGTCATCGCATGCTCGGCCGACTTGTGGCAATTGCGGTCGCACAGCGCGATCTGGTCGCGGCTCACGCTCGCCATCAGGATGATGCGGTTCGACGTCGACGAGCCGTTCGTCACGTGATACGTGCGATGCGCGCCGAACACGCGCGCCGCGTAGCGCTCGCTTTCGCCGATCGGGCCCGAGTGGTCGAGCAGCGAGCCGAGTTCGCCGACCGAGATCGACAGGTCGGAGCGGAACAGCGATTCGCCGAAGTATTCGAAGAACGCGCGGCCGACCGGCGACTTCAGGAAGCCCGTGCCGCCCGTGTGGCCGGGCGTATGCCACGAGTATTCGTAAACACGCGAGAACTTCGCGAGCGCGCCGAACATCGGCGGCAGCACGGTCGAGCGATAGCGTTCGATCGCCGCGTGGATGCGCCCGCCGATGAAGTCGGCCGTATCCTCGAGCAGCCAGACGAAATCGTCGACCTGGCCCATGACCGCGGACGGCACCGACGACGCGACGCTGCGGTCGGCCAGCAGGAAGATCGGCACGTTGGCATTGCGATGCCGGATCGCTTCGACCACGGCCTCGGACGGCCCGTGGCCGTCCACGCCGAGATCCCAGTCGAGCAGCACGCACTGGATCGACGGATCGGAACGGATCAGCATGATCGCATCGTCGGCGGACGTCGCCGTAAGCACGTCGATGTCGCGTTGCGCGAGCTCCGCGCTCAGCGTGCGGACCGCACGCCCGGTC
It encodes:
- a CDS encoding putative glycolipid-binding domain-containing protein, whose translation is MTQQDEAMRTRCVAWQIVQTWQAAEWCRLAETRTGVDLSGSVSGAIDGTPFRIDYAIACGADWLTRSARVTRWIGTLPPQQLDIACDGERWTIDGVDAPMLAGATDIDLGFSPSTNTLPIRRLALAVGDSAVIHTAWLRFPDFVIVRGEQRYTRTAPLVYRYESGTYAADIAIDEAGLVTDYDEWRRIGAAPAP
- a CDS encoding LysR family transcriptional regulator, whose translation is MDLLATMRIYVRVVERGTMSGAARDLDMGQPAVSERIERLEKHLGTRLLMRSARTLACTEEGRVFYERSKALLEAAEVAVASVSKTENALDGTIRLAAPQCFGEVVMPGMLMHVRTAYPKLHIDLVLNDDIVDPVTEGVDISIRVGQLGDGGFVAHALGEVGRVLVAAPSYLDRHGPIETKADLATHPFVRVKGVFANEQLPLQRAGGALEYARIRTVMTTSHWRPMFDMILAGGGIGVVQQPACADALALGTLVRILPQYEIPDFALNVLVHAQRPLPPRVRAIVDLLKKEIPPLLKRRVR
- the potE gene encoding putrescine-ornithine antiporter yields the protein MENAARISDAAPAAAPKNRMNVWQLTILTAVNMMGSGIILLPSKLAQVGTISLLSWIVTAGGSLALAYAFARCGMLSRKPGGMGGYAEYAFGKAGNYMANYTYGLSLVIANVAIGVTAVGYGTVLFDATLSPLQTCLWTVFLLVLTTVANFGGSRITGRIGAVTVWGVIIPVVVVSLIGWFWFSGATWGAAWNPHNLPFGPAVGSSIAVTLWAFLGLESACANSDAVENPERNVPIAVLGGTIASAIFYIVSTNVIAGIVPNAILAASNAPFGIAFATMFTPTVGTIVTALMVIACIGSLLGWQFTVAQVFKSSADVGYFLPVFGRATRTGTPIVGMVILLVAQVALALMTISPELSSQFQKIVDLAVVTNLVPYVMSMAALITIQKVAKVPPAKALLTNAIAMVATAYSFYALFSSGEQALMLGGLCVFLGWTLFGFVSARFYQMEVDAHVKEPGKSLQA
- a CDS encoding Orn/Lys/Arg decarboxylase N-terminal domain-containing protein produces the protein MNTPVGGIRRLGMRALLVDDEIAQETATGRAVRTLSAELAQRDIDVLTATSADDAIMLIRSDPSIQCVLLDWDLGVDGHGPSEAVVEAIRHRNANVPIFLLADRSVASSVPSAVMGQVDDFVWLLEDTADFIGGRIHAAIERYRSTVLPPMFGALAKFSRVYEYSWHTPGHTGGTGFLKSPVGRAFFEYFGESLFRSDLSISVGELGSLLDHSGPIGESERYAARVFGAHRTYHVTNGSSTSNRIILMASVSRDQIALCDRNCHKSAEHAMTMSGAIPTYLVPTRNRYGIIGPIASERLTQAAIREAIASNPLAAGLADRQPKHAIVTNSTYDGLCYNVTRVEELLGASVDRLHFDEAWYGYARFNPIYRDRHAMHGDPRDHHADRPTVFATQSTHKLLTALSQASYIHVRDGRSPIPHGQFNETFMMHASTSPNYAIIASNDVAAAMMDGPGGEALTRESIEEAVAFRQMIARMNAEYAAKGDWFVECWQPDTVLDTRTGRSLPFHEAPPELLATDPWCWMLKPGAQWHGFGNIEDGYCMLDPIKVSIVTPGVAPAGGLMPVGIPASVLTAYLDARGIVVEKTTDFTILFLFSIGITKGKWGSLVSALCDFKRDYDANLPLDMAIPSLVKEHGARYAGMGLKDLADTMFAAMEQLGTTRLMSEAFSILPKPEMSPVRAYEHLVQGRVEQVSLDELAGRTVATGVVPYPPGIPLLMPGENAGPAGGPVLGYLKALEAYDRRFPGFAHDTHGVEVDDGTYRVYCLTA